The Solanum lycopersicum chromosome 8, SLM_r2.1 DNA segment aatattgaaaaaaaaaagactttgcGTGATTTGTTTTGGCTTTTAGATTTAATAAGTCGACATAATTggtttagattttttaattgaaataccAAATCGATTTATGTAGACCCCTAGTTTGCACTAGCATAAATGAATTGCAAATACCTCATTTTATCATAAATGACATACCTCAATTGATAGCGTTAATAATTGTCTTCTTGATCCAACTTCCTTTCTCTATTAATCAATAGAAAAATACATTTCggtggtgggggtgggggatATATCGTCTATGTTGTcttgtatgatttatttagcAGGGTACACTGCGGCGCTCTCACTTATTTATAACTAGTTCTCGAACACGTACATTGCACGTGTGTATCCCATGTTATTTAATACCAAACATTTCAAGtgatataattattatagaATAATTGATgcattatacaatatttaaaggGTAAAAATGATGTTTCTGGTAAAACATTCAACTAAGGTTGCAACTTGCAAAGATCAATAGAATCTGAATAATTTCTGATTGtattgataaaaactttttcttttaatcatgtgggatacactatattattggttaaaaaaaagattactaCTTCAATTATATGATTTGTCAAGATTGCCAAATATCTAACACTATATTAccatacaaaatgaaaaaaatgaccAATGAATAAAAGATTACATAAGAACTATACGATGTGAAAATATAAAGTGTAATggattaatattttctattcaatttataaagagagaaattatgtATATGAAAGATTGTGAATGAATGTATTTAATTGTAGAAGCTAAAAAGCTTAGGAATTAAAGTCATTAAgaagtgaaaaataataaaattgtgacATCTAACCATGTATTCTCttcaattaaatattgatattgtatGAATCTCTCCATATGTTCTAACCTCTCTCTTCATATGCTCTAatgtttaagtttttttaatctaaaacgGTAATTACTTTAAGTGCTCAAAATTCagcaattaaaaagaaatttttttaatgcaaCTCAATAATAATGGCAAAAGGAATACTCATAAATGCACTTCAAATTATTACGGTAACATTTTAGTGGTATATAAAAAGTTTTCTGTTATGGAActtaaattactatttaataataataataataataatataatggtATTATTGTAGTAACTCAACTATATAGGGTTATTTTGGtatttcaactttcaacttttttgttcTCATTTATAATAATACTTGTTCTTGACACGTGCATTGCACGTGCATATTACACATTTAAATGCTTGCTAATTTTGGTTGATAACGAATGGTGTACTTTGACTCAGGTGAGAGAAATTGATTTAGGGGATGGGTCTTTTTCAAAGAGGAGATTTAGATAACAAACTTTAAAACATATGTGGAGATAGTTGAAAAGAGGAAGGAGTTGAGTCATACGGTTCACTAGGACGGTCTGTTATTCAATGCACGAGTCGTAGGCAAGTTTCGTAGGTGAGTCTCAAAACTGAACTTTTAGGATCAAAAGTTGAGACTCACAGTCGGTTTGTAAGTTTACTCACAGACCGTACATGGGTTCCCATCCTTGGGGATCCAAAAATGGTGGTCTCTGAACCCAGCAAAGGTCAATCAGGACGGTCTGTGGTAGGACCATAGGTCAGACTGTCAGTGAGAGTTCGATAATTATTTTCAAGGGATTTTTGAGTCTTTTTCTAAATGTTTTGACCCAATACTATGTTGATTTACCCTCTACCCTAGGCCCTACATAATATTTTGAACCCGCAAATTCCACAATTCAATTTATTCTCTTAAATTCCCTAAACTTGACCAAATTCATCCTCTCtgaaaatattctctctagatcaagaaagaataagaaactaGGGTTTACTACGACCTATAGGGGACCAACTTCGTTCATGTACCATAATGGCGTAGTACCCAATCCTCCAAATATATGTAATCGCTCATTCAGAAGCTCACCTCGACTCTGAGCCACTCATCAAACTACAAGGCCATTGTTACCCTTCCCACTCTCATATATAAAACTCAATATACCATTAAGAATACTTTCAAGTTGCAACACAATATCTTAAGCATCATAATCATGTATACATTCATCTAAGTTAAGCCTGGACTCCAATTTGTTCATCTTATCTGTAAAGGGAACACAATTTACAAAATGTGttgttattacttatatttgaTCTAATAAGATCTGATCTCCAATTTTTATGAGGTACATATTTCTGACTTTGTTACCTCTACATCTTTAACCTAGGTATAATTATACATTGAGTTGTCCTATTACCTTCTCTGTGCTTCGAATTGTATCGTTTCTTCAGCCTGACAGTTTCAGCCATAGTTTGGTGCTATGGTTGTTCGAAATTAGACTTCATACAAAGCTGAATTGTTATTCATATTGGTTTCTGTTATGGTAAGAAAGTGCACAGATATTTAGAAAACCACAACTGGTATTCCTGCAATTACAGACATAGAAAAGCCGGAATACTGGGAAGGCAAATGCCTAACGAAAGGAGCTattgaacaaaagaaaaactGAACCCTAAACGAAAAGCAAGAAGGTAAAATGGTGTTTTGGACAACAAAAAAGCAGAGTTTGAAACGATCATAACGTCTTCTCACCATCACTAATGGACTTAGGCCGCCATTACAGGTAGTCTCTTATGCTCCAAAGCTTGTCGAAGCCTTTGGTAACCATTTCTATAGTGCTCGAGTGAGAAGCAAAGCTGCCTAATTGCTTCGCGTTTCTCTTCTGCTCCTTCCAAAACTATTTCCTTTTGTCTCTCTACTTCTCTTTCCACTTCTTTAACTCTAGACCTCAGCTCCTCTACCAATTTACGGGCACCTTCAGTTTCAGAAATCAACTTGACGTGCTCAATGTGAAGTTGGTTCAAATGGTTGTTCATTTGATCAATCTGATCATCTTTAGTTCTTAGATCTTCATCTAGCAAGGCAACTCTAGCATTTAGGTTATCTTTCTCTGTTTGCAATGCATCATATTTCTGGTATAATGCATCAAGGTTTCTGTTCAGTTCTTCGATATGGTTGTCCCTCTCAGCAATGGTCAACTTTAACTGCTCGATTTCAGATTTTAGCAGCATTTCCATTTCTTCTTTCCCTGCTACAGCTCGTCTAACATCCTCCTCTAATGATTGGCAACGTAGATCCATTTCTTTGATACTATCCTCCAAATATGCTCGTTCCTTCAATAATTTGGTAATTTCACATTGAAGATCCAAGTTCTCTTCTGCCAAAGCCTTGTTGGCATTTGATATTGATTCTTTCAGTCCTCTGATTTCTTGATCACGGTCTGACAAATTGGATTTGTACCTTGCAATTCGGTCTTGCAGCTTTGTAACCTctcgtttctctctctcaagTTTGGCTTTCCAGCCAGAAATATCTTTCTGTGCTGATCCAAGCTGCTCATGAAGTAATTTTACGGAGGAACCGTTACTTTTAAGTTCGTCTCTTAAGCGCTCCACCTCCTTCTCTGAATCATGAAGCTTCTCTATGGTGCTCCTTAACTCTTCCTCAAGTGTTCGGATCTTACCTTCTGGGTCCAAAACTTGTGGTTCTTCCTCTATAGCATTCTCTTGCAGCCCCTCATCAGAAATTTTAGCTTCCTGTCCAGCAGTAAGCTCATGGACGTTCTTCACGAAGTCCCCTGATACATACTTCTGAAGCTCAATTCTCAACCTGCTAATCTCTTCTTCTGATAACCGGATCTTTTCTTTTGCATTTCTAAGGTCTTCTTCATACCCAGATATCCTTGCGATAAGATTATCATTGTCCACATGTGATCCCCTAACGGAGCTCTCAGAGACCTCTTCATGTTGCTTGCGAAGCTTCTCTTTCACGTCACGGAGCTCGACCTCCAATTCACCAATCTTCTTACGCAACCCATGGTCATCATCATTGCTTATTGTACTTGAGTAATTATTGATAGACGAATCATCTGATTCAGATTCAGAATCTAATGTTGAGGATTCATCTCCTTCCTTGGCCAGATCCGAGCTACTTCCGCCTGCGccaagaaaaaattcaaatccaGCAGCACGAGGACCAGGTTTAGGACGGCTTGGCCTCCGATCAGGAGAGGGCAACCTGGAGGGTGGTTCAGAACCCACGTCAGAGATGCCTGACCCCTGTGATTGAAGATCTGAAGGAATATTTTTCCGGAGCTCCCCGGTCACGTGATCATAACGCTCGGCTAATGACCGATACATGCGGTAGAATTCCTCAACAAGTGTGATCAATTCTGGCCTTTTCTGATAATACATTTCTGCCCTTTTAGCAAATGAATCCGCATCCTCTTCAATGAGTTTCAACATCCTTTTGACATTCTGGTCCATCTCTGAAATAATAGACCTATTCGTCATTTTCTTGTATGCCATTTTCTCcattcaacataaaaaaattacgGGAAACAACTTGGTAATTAAATTGCCAAATTAGGTGTTTTTACGGTGCATTTTCTCCAGGAGGTCTGTGTAATAGCTAGTCACCTCCTTTGAGATAAATGGATGAAACTGTTCAAAGTTTTTTCATGGAATCACAAACAAGTACGGTCAATTGGCCTCCGGTCTTCTCTGaccattttactttttttttctgacCGTTCTACTTTAATACGGAAACTATCAAAGAATTTGAGAAATGTAAAGTATAGAATTTGGAAacgaaaatctaaaattttaaataccaTAATAGTGTAAGAccaaattattatatcatatgaTGTCATTAGAATTACCAAAACCACAAAGCATATtgaatgaaatatttgtttttgtgttGCTTAAGAATAGGTCACAATGAATGGAAGTTCAAACAGACACGTTGAAGTTCCAGGTGTCTATGACTCTACTCAAAACACATTTGACCCGTCTTAAAATGATTTAACCAATATTTTGATGTGTTGGGATCATAACCTATGCATTTATTAACCTGTTTTGACCCCACCCATCTTAATACACTGCTCATTTCATGCCCTATTTGCAAGGGTTGCATTTAACACCTATACAAGGGGCGACGCTAGGATAGTGGAGGAGGATATAAGGCCAGGGTAAGGGAAGccaatatgattttaaaatttatgcatGTAGGCAAAATATAACACGGGAAATATAGTTTATAATTTAGAGCTAGTGATTGGAACATTTGCGAAAAAGAAGTTTTGAGCATTTCTCTATCTTCACGAGGtatagtcaaaaaaaaaaaaaccaagtcAACAAGAAAG contains these protein-coding regions:
- the LOC101252615 gene encoding protein NETWORKED 4A codes for the protein MASTFVKSSKMKRMESKKSHAWWWDSHINPKNCKWLQENLEQMDQNVKRMLKLIEEDADSFAKRAEMYYQKRPELITLVEEFYRMYRSLAERYDHVTGELRKNIPSDLQSQGSGISDVGSEPPSRLPSPDRRPSRPKPGPRAAGFEFFLGAGGSSSDLAKEGDESSTLDSESESDDSSINNYSSTISNDDDHGLRKKIGELEVELRDVKEKLRKQHEEVSESSVRGSHVDNDNLIARISGYEEDLRNAKEKIRLSEEEISRLRIELQKYVSGDFVKNVHELTAGQEAKISDEGLQENAIEEEPQVLDPEGKIRTLEEELRSTIEKLHDSEKEVERLRDELKSNGSSVKLLHEQLGSAQKDISGWKAKLEREKREVTKLQDRIARYKSNLSDRDQEIRGLKESISNANKALAEENLDLQCEITKLLKERAYLEDSIKEMDLRCQSLEEDVRRAVAGKEEMEMLLKSEIEQLKLTIAERDNHIEELNRNLDALYQKYDALQTEKDNLNARVALLDEDLRTKDDQIDQMNNHLNQLHIEHVKLISETEGARKLVEELRSRVKEVEREVERQKEIVLEGAEEKREAIRQLCFSLEHYRNGYQRLRQALEHKRLPVMAA